A genomic stretch from Etheostoma cragini isolate CJK2018 chromosome 8, CSU_Ecrag_1.0, whole genome shotgun sequence includes:
- the LOC117948755 gene encoding olfactomedin-like, producing MLLLLLLLSSGDGQAERVTGVKKDGSCVCEVNSTMWAFPAVSYEAVMLQVQSCEGSLSSLQEQVDLSNQRLPEIQAMILNVTERLKPHQYLNNQGLYTHLHLHRLGQELSQLETDIGVIRSQSDTAQSQKLSKEAVKLRRDVERMQMSDTINMKTVREKLRYLKNRAESCKSIPKDFRGRDTYCLKGLISNISAPVMTKISPYSKTYTSGSWGKQAQMGSEGQKNSYWVQALLNSHIWGNTLRVYQTYKDFMASANHRDFTFAPSFTHADTLEGPSAVLYGEALYYHCYRSADVCRYDLNSNSVKRVTLPGTGVGFNNKFPYCYYDCRPNSDVDVEADETGLWALYATVGNHGNLVVSRLAWDSEAMTLNVSQTWETRLFKKAASNAFMVCGVLYATRYVDDYREEVFYAFDTATGKEDNTLALPLEKVAKGVASVSYNPVSKQIYMYNNGYLLAYQAYF from the exons atgctgctgctcctgctgctgctctcatCG GGCGACGGCCAGGCCGAGCGTGTGACGGGAGTGAAGAAAGATGGCTCATGTGTTTGCGAGGTGAACTCCACTATGTGGGCGTTCCCTGCTGTGAGCTACGAGGCGGTGATGCTGCAGGTCCAGTCCTGTGAAGGGTCTCTGAGCAGCCTGCAGGAACAG GTGGACTTGTCCAACCAGCGTCTCCCTGAGATCCAGGCTATGATTCTTAATGTGACGGAGCGGCTGAAGCCTCACCAGTACCTGAACAACCAGGGCCTGTACACCCACTTGCATCTGCACCGGCTGGGCCAGGAGCTCAGCCAGCTGGAGACAGACATCGGTGTTATCCGTAGCCAGTCTGACACCGCCCAATCCCAGAAACTCTCCAAAGAG gcaGTTAAACTGCGTAGAGATGTAGAGCGGATGCAAATGTCAGACACAATTAACATGAAGACTGTCAGAGAGAAACTACGCTACCTGAAGAACCGCGCTGAGTCCTGCAAGTCCATCCCCAAAGACTTCAgag gcCGGGACACCTACTGCCTGAAGGGCCTAATCTCCAACATCAGCGCTCCTGTCATGACTAAGATCAGTCCCTATAGTAAGACCTACACCTCTGGTTCGTGGGGCAAACAGGCCCAGATGGGCAGCGAGGGGCAGAAGAACAGCTACTGGGTCCAGGCTCTGCTCAACAGCCACATATGGGGCAACACGCTGCGTGTCTACCAAACCTACAAAGACTTCATGGCCTCCGCCAACCACAGGGACTTCACCTTCGCTCCATCCTTCACTCACGCCGACACCCTTGAGGGTCCCAGTGCTGTTCTGTACGGCGAGGCGCTGTACTACCACTGCTACCGCTCCGCAGACGTCTGCCGCTACGACCTGAACAGCAACAGCGTCAAGCGGGTGACGCTTCCAGGCACCGGCGTCGGTTTCAACAACAAGTTTCCGTATTGCTACTACGACTGCCGTCCCAATAGTGACGTAGACGTGGAGGCAGATGAGACGGGACTGTGGGCCCTGTACGCCACTGTCGGTAACCACGGTAATCTGGTGGTGAGCCGGCTAGCTTGGGACAGCGAGGCGATGACACTCAACGTCTCCCAGACGTGGGAGACGAGGCTGTTCAAGAAGGCGGCGAGCAACGCTTTCATGGTGTGCGGCGTGCTGTATGCCACCCGGTATGTGGACGACTACCGCGAGGAGGTGTTCTACGCTTTTGACACGGCAACAGGCAAAGAGGACAACACGCTGGCGCTCCCACTGGAGAAGGTGGCTAAAGGAGTGGCCAGCGTGAGCTATAACCCCGTCAGCAAGCAAATCTACATGTACAACAATGGATATCTTCTGGCTTACCAGGCCTACTTCTGA
- the LOC117948753 gene encoding olfactomedin-4-like has protein sequence MKLHVIVPLCALFTLTQQAPAQCTCELTNSEKVFPHGKLGSVETDALKCNSDITPQKTLELESLLLGLERRLPQLQDDVSTLEKEDDGDLYAVVSLQVIENELREMEQFMDQLNSTTLAHQHLTADTSKQLEELRAKMQELETYDTMQVVKTQRANKNLVQELDQCNNRLNVTTQPTQPPQGNCPHGTFLNITGPRVYTAGEYPGSHKYGAWGQDPKPDAGKESWYWLVMLTASNRFANYVRLYSSLSSLIVGVSTPGNVLISPSNPTTNTIQGPNVVLYGGELYYNCYNLDSVCRFNLTSKTVTTLQLPKGTRFNSKGNFCHLEECYPFTDLDLATDESGVWVIYTTTQDFGNLVLSKVEEGEPLRLGQTWHTTVYKQGVTNTFMACGVLYATRYINKDLEEIFYSFDTTTGEQRFDIGIFIKKLSPNIYALNYSPVDQMLHAYCDSYMVSYKVLFTLNGHADVFY, from the exons ATGAAGCTGCATGTGATCGTTCCACTGTGTGCTCTGTTCACCCTCACCCAACAG GCACCTGCCCAGTGTACATGTGAGTTGACTAATTCAGAGAAGGTATTCCCTCATGGCAAACTGGGCTCAGTGGAGACCGACGCATTAAAATGCAACAGCGACATAACCCCCCAGAAG ACCCTGGAGCTGGAGAGTCTGCTGCTGGGTTTGGAGCGGCGTCTGCCCCAGCTGCAGGACGATGTGTCCACGCTGGAGAAGGAAGACGACGGAGACCTCTACGCGGTCGTCAGCCTGCAGGTGATAGAGAACGAACTGAGGGAGATGGAGCAGTTCATGGACCAGCTCAACAGCACCACCCTGGCACACCAGCACCTAACTGCTGACACTAGTAAACAG TTAGAGGAACTGAGAGCAAAGATGCAGGAGCTGGAGACGTACGACACCATGCAGGTTGTGAAGACCCAACGAGCCAACAAGAATCTGGTACAAGAGCTGGACCAGTGCAACAACAGACTTAACGTCACCACCCAACCCACTCAGCCTCCACAAG GGAACTGCCCCCACGGTACATTTCTGAACATAACAGGGCCAAGGGTGTACACAGCAGGAGAGTACCCTGGCTCCCACAAGTATGGAGCCTGGGGTCAGGATCCCAAACCAGACGCGGGGAAGGAGAGCTGGTATTGGCTGGTTATGTTGACCGCCAGCAACAGATTCGCCAACTACGTCCGTCTCTACTCCAGCCTGAGCTCGCTCATTGTTGGGGTGAGCACACCAG GTAACGTCCTGATCAGCCCCTCTAACCCCACAACCAACACCATCCAGGGGCCTAACGTTGTGCTCTATGGAGGGGAGTTGTACTACAACTGTTACAACCTGGATTCTGTCTGTCGATTCAACCTGACCAGCAAAACTGTTACCACGTTACAACTACCCAAAGGCACCAG GTTTAACTCAAAAGGTAACTTCTGCCATCTTGAGGAATGCTACCCATTCACCGACCTGGACCTGGCAACAGATGAGTCCGGCGTCTGGGTGATCTACACCACCACCCAGGACTTTGGCAACCTGGTGCTATCCAAGGTGGAAGAGGGTGAACCTCTGAGGCTCGGCCAAACTTGGCACACCACTGTCTACAAGCAGGGGGTGACCAACACCTTCATGGCCTGCGGCGTGCTCTATGCCACGCGGTACATCAACAAGGACCTGGAGGAGATCTTCTATTCATTTGACACCACTACAGGAGAGCAGAGGTTCGACATTGGCATCTTCATCAAAAAGTTGTCTCCCAACATTTATGCCCTCAACTACAGCCCTGTGGACCAGATGCTGCATGCCTACTGTGACTCCTACATGGTCTCCTATAAGGTTTTGTTTACCCTAAACGGACATGCTGACGTTTTTTATTAA